One genomic segment of Helianthus annuus cultivar XRQ/B chromosome 14, HanXRQr2.0-SUNRISE, whole genome shotgun sequence includes these proteins:
- the LOC110904037 gene encoding H/ACA ribonucleoprotein complex subunit 4: MSDVELHRSDKKKKKSKSKDTTENPPAATEDYLIKPQSFTPAIDTSEWPILLKNYDRLNVRTGHYTPLPSGYSPLKRPLAEYIRYGVINLDKPANPSSHEVVAWIKRILRVEKTGHSGTLDPKVTGNLIVCIDRATRLVKSQQGAGKEYVCVARLHSAVPDVAKVARALETLTGAVFQRPPLISAVKRQLRIRTIYESKLLEYDAEKHLVVFWISCEAGTYVRTLCVHLGLILGVGGHMQELRRVRSGIMGEKDNMITMHDVMDAQWMYDNYRDESYLRRVIMPLEVLLTSYKRLVVKDSAVNAICYGAKFMIPGLLRFENGIENGEEVVLMTTKGEAIALGIAEMTTAVMATCDHGVVAKIKRVVMDRDTYPRKWGLGPTASMKKKLISEGKLSKHGKPNEKTPAEWTRNVVLPTGGDSIVASLAAAPAAEQAVEEAADTMKVDSEKKKKKKKKKDKDDEDGDAGVKRKLEDLEVEETPVSKKKKVEAEEEKAEGETTEKKKKKKKKDGDVAEEEKAEGETTEKKKKKKKDGDVAENGDGDKSEKKKKSKDTEDGEEPSKSEKKKKKKKDAEDE, translated from the coding sequence ATGTCCGACGTTGAGCTCCACCGGTCcgataagaagaaaaagaagagcAAGTCAAAAGACACCACCGAAAACCCCCCCGCCGCCACCGAAGATTACTTGATCAAACCACAAAGCTTCACACCAGCAATCGACACATCCGAATGGCCCATTCTCCTCAAAAACTACGACCGATTGAACGTCCGTACCGGCCACTACACTCCTCTCCCATCCGGCTACTCTCCTCTGAAGCGTCCTCTCGCTGAATACATCAGGTATGGTGTCATTAACCTCGATAAGCCTGCTAACCCTAGCTCACACGAGGTTGTTGCTTGGATTAAACGGATCCTTCGGGTCGAGAAAACGGGCCACAGCGGTACACTCGACCCCAAAGTCACTGGTAATTTGATTGTTTGCATTGATAGAGCCACTAGGTTAGTTAAGTCTCAGCAAGGTGCTGGTAAAGAGTATGTTTGTGTTGCTAGGTTACATTCTGCTGTCCCTGATGTTGCCAAAGTGGCCCGTGCACTCGAGACGTTGACCGGTGCGGTTTTTCAACGTCCACCGTTGATTTCCGCGGTTAAGCGGCAGCTTAGGATTAGGACTATTTACGAGAGTAAGCTGTTGGAGTATGATGCTGAGAAGCATTTGGTTGTGTTTTGGATTAGTTGTGAGGCCGGGACTTATGTGAGGACTCTGTGTGTTCATTTAGGGTTGATTTTGGGGGTCGGTGGGCATATGCAGGAGTTGAGAAGGGTTCGGTCCGGTATTATGGGCGAGAAGGATAATATGATTACTATGCATGATGTTATGGATGCACAGTGGATGTATGATAATTATAGAGATGAGAGTTATTTGAGGCGTGTGATTATGCCGTTAGAGGTGTTGTTGACTAGTTATAAGAGGTTAGTGGTTAAGGATTCTGCGGTGAATGCTATTTGTTATGGTGCTAAGTTTATGATTCCGGGTTTGTTGAGGTTTGAGAATGGTATTGAGAACGGGGAGGAAGTGGTTTTGATGACAACGAAAGGGGAGGCGATAGCGTTAGGTATAGCGGAGATGACTACCGCTGTAATGGCCACTTGTGATCATGGTGTTGTAGCGAAGATTAAGAGGGTGGTGATGGATAGAGATACCTATCCTAGAAAATGGGGGCTGGGTCCGACTGCTTCGATGAAAAAGAAGCTGATTTCTGAAGGGAAGTTGAGCAAACATGGAAAACCGAATGAGAAAACTCCGGCTGAGTGGACGAGGAACGTTGTTCTTCCTACTGGTGGTGACTCTATCGTTGCTAGCCTTGCTGCTGCGCCTGCAGCCGAACAAGCTGTGGAGGAAGCTGCAGATACCATGAAAGTTGACAgtgagaagaagaaaaagaagaagaagaagaaggacaaggatgatgaagatggtgATGCAGGGGTTAAACGGAAGTTAGAAGATTTAGAAGTTGAAGAAACACCCGTGTccaagaaaaagaaggttgaagcaGAAGAGGAGAAGGCGGAAGGTGAGACGAccgagaagaagaagaaaaagaagaagaaagatggggATGTAGCTGAAGAGGAAAAGGCAGAAGGGGAGACTacagagaagaagaagaaaaagaagaaagacggggATGTAGCTGAGAACGGAGATGGCGATAAATccgaaaagaaaaagaaaagtaaaGACACTGAAGATGGTGAAGAACCAAGCAAAagtgagaagaagaagaaaaagaagaaagacgcAGAGGATGAGTAG
- the LOC110904036 gene encoding protein WVD2-like 4 gives MELHNAGAPTPTLTPSKSKPSHNSKLPQNSTAKTTSPNPMASKSPAIKSATKSAVKKPIPVTSPSPRNKIRQRKFVVAKKNPKIEKSETLDSVNCKCKVNSKLKKCACVAYDTLRASQDEFTKIKDEQKENLIENPNLVTEFEEKLGETESEVDEVSGERVSAQVKRRREKLMEVARQSVPDAGRGRVLHLVKAFENALTISKSKTDEESEGVTGKVKKWELPGLRPKAPVTDTEFSCSDCFLTPESLGLDSRGSCCSSGSDRSKPSVSNRNSGGGRRSRRNSSESSATSRGRGKRRTVKTTPQQPFKLKTEQRGKSKQEEFQKKVQEMMSEQEKQRIRIAQGLPWTTDEPESLPRPPVKESTRPVDLVLHSDMRAVERAEFDHQVQEKLSFIEQFKLDREKQQKLAEEEELKRLRKELVPKAQPMPYFDRPFVPKRSEKQPTMPKQPKIYNPQHKKMHGGH, from the exons ATGGAACTACATAACGCCGGAGCACCCACACCAACACTAACGCCgtcaaaatcaaaaccctcacaTAACTCAAAGCTGCCACAAAATTCCACCGCCAAAACAACAAGCCCTAACCCTATGGCTTCAAAATCTCCGGCAATCAAATCGGCGACCAAATCAGCAGTGAAGAAACCGATTCCGGTGACGTCACCGTCACCTCGGAACAAAATTCGCCAGCGGAAGTTTGTGGTGGCGAAGAAGAATCCGAAAATTGAGAAATCCGAAACCCTAGATTCCGTAAACTGTAAGTGCAAAGTAAATTCTAAGTTGAAAAAGTGTGCGTGTGTTGCTTATGATACTCTTAGAGCTTCTCAAGATGAGTTTACAAAGATTAAAGATGAACAGAAGGAAAACCTAATTGAAAACCCTAATTTGGTAACTGAGTTTGAGGAAAAATTGGGGGAAACTGAAAGTGAGGTTGATGAGGTGTCTGGTGAGAGAGTGAGTGCACAGGTGAAGAGGAGGAGGGAGAAACTGATGGAAGTAGCTAGGCAGAGTGTTCCGGATGCTGGGCGGGGGAGAGTGTTGCATTTGGTGAAGGCGTTTGAGAATGCGTTGACGATAAGTAAGTCGAAAACCGATGAGGAAAGTGAAGGTGTGACTGGGAAGGTGAAGAAATGGGAGCTGCCTGGATTGAGACCCAAGGCGCCGGTGACCGATACTGAATTCTCTTGTTCGGATTGTTTTCTTACGCCGGAGAGTTTGGGGTTGGATTCGCGTGGGTCTTGTTGCTCATCAGGGAGTGATCGGAGTAAGCCGAG TGTTTCAAACAGGAATTCCGGTGGTGGGAGACGGAGCAGACGAAAT AGCTCTGAATCCTCTGCAACTTCTAGAGGTAGAGGGAAGAGAAGAACGGTTAAGACGACTCCTCAACAACCCTTCAAGCTCAAAACTGAG CAAAGAGGAAAATCAAAGCAAGAAGAGTTCCAAAAGAAGGTGCAAGAGATGATGAGTGAGCAGGAGAAGCAGAGAATTCGTATTGCACAGGGTCTCCCGTGGACAACAGATGAACCAGAG AGTTTGCCAAGACCTCCGGTTAAAGAAAGTACTAGGCCTGTTGATTTAGTTCTACATAGCGACATGAGGGCCGTTGAACGTGCTGAATTTGACCATCAG GTGCAAGAAAAGCTCTCATTCATTGAGCAATTCAAACTTGATAGAGAAAAACAGCAGAAG TTAGCAGAAGAGGAAGAATTAAAGAGATTGAGAAAGGAGCTTGTGCCAAAGGCTCAACCTATGCCCTATTTCGATAGACCTTTTGTCCCAAAAAG GTCAGAAAAGCAACCAACCATGCCCAAACAGCCAAAGATTTATAACCCTCAGCATAAGAAAATGCATGGTGGTCACTAA